The following proteins are co-located in the Pseudomonas fluorescens genome:
- the rplI gene encoding 50S ribosomal protein L9 encodes MQLILLEKVANLGNLGDKVNVKAGYGRNYLLPYGKATAATAANLAAFEERRAELEKAAADKKASAETRAAQLAELEVTITATAGDEGKLFGSIGTHDIADALTASGVEVQKSEVRLPNGTIRNVGEFDVAVHLHAEVEATVRVVVVAA; translated from the coding sequence ATGCAACTGATCCTTCTGGAAAAAGTCGCCAACCTGGGCAACCTGGGCGACAAAGTGAACGTTAAGGCCGGCTACGGTCGTAACTACCTGCTGCCATACGGCAAAGCCACCGCTGCAACCGCTGCCAACCTGGCTGCGTTTGAAGAGCGTCGTGCTGAGCTGGAAAAAGCAGCAGCAGACAAAAAAGCTTCGGCCGAAACTCGCGCTGCCCAACTGGCTGAGCTGGAAGTGACTATCACTGCCACCGCCGGTGACGAAGGCAAGCTGTTCGGTTCGATCGGCACCCACGACATCGCTGATGCACTGACCGCCTCCGGCGTTGAAGTGCAGAAGAGCGAAGTTCGTCTGCCGAACGGCACCATCCGCAACGTAGGCGAATTCGACGTAGCCGTGCACCTGCACGCCGAAGTTGAAGCCACCGTACGCGTTGTCGTGGTAGCAGCTTAA
- a CDS encoding methyl-accepting chemotaxis protein, with product MADEAQAESHAMQAALQQVVEIRQATDENSRTSAEVGSLIEALAGQVQAGSQVIERLAQQSEQIEVVLTVIHGIAEQTNLLALNAAIEAARAGETGRGFAVVADEVRALASKTQSSTGDIQAHIVALQQGAREAVETIGKAGRQASEGLLVLRDSVRLQQTVQASVEQVHAAIGLATRAAEHQAQGAHAVRGRVEVIHAQAERAAQAVVETTASGKVLDGLAAQLKASLGQFRA from the coding sequence ATGGCAGACGAGGCCCAGGCCGAAAGCCATGCGATGCAAGCGGCGTTGCAGCAAGTGGTGGAAATCCGCCAGGCAACGGACGAAAACTCGCGCACTTCGGCGGAAGTCGGCAGCTTGATCGAAGCGTTGGCGGGGCAGGTGCAGGCGGGGTCTCAGGTTATTGAGCGCCTGGCGCAGCAAAGCGAACAAATTGAAGTGGTGCTGACGGTGATTCACGGCATTGCCGAGCAAACCAACTTGCTGGCGCTTAACGCCGCGATCGAAGCTGCGCGTGCCGGTGAGACCGGGCGTGGCTTCGCGGTCGTGGCTGACGAGGTGCGTGCCCTGGCCAGCAAAACCCAGAGCTCCACGGGTGATATCCAGGCGCATATCGTGGCGTTGCAGCAGGGCGCACGTGAGGCGGTGGAAACCATCGGCAAGGCGGGGCGTCAGGCGAGCGAAGGCTTGCTGGTGCTGCGCGACAGCGTGCGCCTGCAGCAGACGGTGCAGGCTTCGGTGGAACAGGTGCATGCGGCCATTGGCTTGGCGACGCGTGCGGCTGAGCATCAGGCCCAGGGCGCGCATGCGGTGCGGGGGCGGGTCGAAGTGATTCACGCCCAGGCCGAGCGCGCTGCGCAGGCGGTGGTGGAGACCACGGCCAGCGGCAAGGTGTTGGATGGGTTGGCGGCGCAGTTGAAGGCGAGCCTGGGGCAGTTCAGGGCTTGA
- the rpsF gene encoding 30S ribosomal protein S6 — MRHYEIIFLVHPDQSEQVGGMVERYTKLIEEDGGKIHRLEDWGRRQLAYAINNVHKAHYVMLNVECTGKALAELEDNFRYNDAVIRNLVIRREEAVTGQSEMLKAEENRSERRERRDRPEHEGAESADSDDSDNSDNADE, encoded by the coding sequence ATGCGTCATTACGAAATCATCTTTTTGGTCCACCCGGATCAAAGCGAGCAAGTCGGCGGCATGGTTGAGCGTTACACCAAGCTGATCGAAGAAGACGGCGGCAAAATCCACCGTCTGGAAGATTGGGGCCGTCGTCAACTGGCCTACGCAATCAACAATGTTCACAAGGCTCACTACGTGATGCTGAACGTTGAGTGCACTGGCAAGGCCCTGGCCGAGCTGGAAGACAACTTCCGCTACAACGATGCAGTGATCCGTAACCTGGTCATCCGTCGCGAAGAAGCCGTTACCGGCCAATCCGAGATGCTCAAGGCTGAAGAAAACCGCAGTGAGCGCCGTGAGCGTCGCGACCGTCCTGAGCACGAAGGCGCCGAAAGCGCTGATAGTGATGACAGCGACAACAGCGATAACGCTGACGAGTAA
- the dnaB gene encoding replicative DNA helicase, with product MNDISAPEQYDLQTAALKVPPHSIEAEQAVLGGLMLDNNAWERVLDQVSDGDFYRHDHRLIFRAIAKLADQNSPIDVVTLAEQLDKEGQTSQVGGLGYLGELAKNTPSVANIKAYAQIVRERATLRQLIGISTEIADSAFNPEGRTAAEILDEAERQIFQIAEARPKTGGPVSVNDLLTKAIDRIDTLFNTDNAITGISTGYTDLDEKTSGLQPSDLIIVAGRPSMGKTTFAMNLVENAVLRSDKTVLVYSLEMPGESLIMRMLSSLGRIDQTKVRAGRLEDDDWPRLTSAVNLLNDRKLFIDDTAGISPSEMRARTRRLVREHGDIALIMIDYLQLMQIPGSSGDNRTNEISEISRSLKALAKEFNCPVVALSQLNRSLEQRPNKRPVNSDLRESGAIEQDADVIMFVYRDEVYHPETEHKGIAEIIIGKQRNGPIGFIRLAFIGKYTRFENLAPGSYNFDDDE from the coding sequence ATGAACGATATTTCAGCTCCTGAGCAATACGATCTGCAAACCGCTGCCCTGAAGGTGCCGCCGCATTCCATCGAGGCCGAACAGGCCGTGCTCGGTGGCTTGATGCTGGATAACAACGCCTGGGAACGCGTGCTGGATCAAGTCTCGGACGGTGATTTCTATCGCCATGACCACCGCCTGATCTTCCGCGCCATCGCCAAGTTGGCCGACCAGAACTCGCCGATCGACGTGGTGACCCTGGCCGAGCAATTGGACAAGGAAGGCCAGACCTCCCAGGTCGGCGGTCTGGGCTACCTGGGTGAACTGGCGAAAAATACGCCGTCCGTCGCCAACATCAAGGCCTATGCCCAGATCGTTCGCGAGCGCGCCACCCTGCGCCAGTTGATCGGCATCAGCACCGAAATCGCCGACAGTGCCTTCAACCCCGAAGGCCGCACCGCCGCCGAGATCCTCGACGAAGCCGAACGCCAGATCTTCCAGATCGCCGAAGCGCGGCCGAAAACCGGTGGCCCGGTCAGCGTCAACGACCTGCTGACCAAGGCCATCGACCGCATCGACACGCTGTTCAACACCGACAACGCCATCACCGGGATTTCCACCGGTTACACCGACCTCGACGAGAAGACCAGCGGCCTGCAGCCGTCTGACCTGATCATCGTCGCCGGCCGTCCATCCATGGGTAAAACCACCTTTGCGATGAACCTGGTGGAAAACGCCGTGTTGCGCAGCGACAAGACCGTGCTGGTGTACTCCCTCGAGATGCCAGGCGAATCGCTGATCATGCGTATGCTCTCGTCCCTGGGCCGTATCGACCAGACCAAGGTCCGTGCCGGTCGCCTGGAAGACGACGACTGGCCGCGCCTGACCTCGGCGGTCAACCTGCTCAACGATCGCAAGTTGTTCATCGATGACACCGCCGGTATCAGCCCATCGGAGATGCGTGCGCGTACGCGCCGGCTGGTGCGTGAGCACGGCGACATCGCCCTGATCATGATCGACTACCTGCAGCTGATGCAGATCCCGGGTTCCAGCGGCGACAACCGGACCAACGAGATTTCCGAGATTTCCCGGTCCCTCAAGGCCCTGGCCAAGGAGTTCAATTGCCCGGTGGTGGCACTGTCCCAGCTCAACCGTTCCCTGGAACAGCGCCCCAACAAGCGCCCGGTGAACTCCGACCTTCGGGAATCCGGAGCGATCGAGCAGGATGCTGACGTGATCATGTTTGTGTACCGGGACGAGGTGTACCACCCCGAGACTGAGCACAAAGGCATTGCCGAGATCATTATCGGTAAGCAGCGGAACGGCCCGATTGGCTTTATCCGCCTGGCGTTCATCGGTAAATACACGCGCTTCGAAAACCTCGCGCCGGGTAGCTATAACTTCGACGACGACGAGTAG
- a CDS encoding ABC transporter permease, which produces MNPSLTAPALRGGLRPRRKRPSIWLLLPVLFLVGLSLLPLLYVGTKAWQAGWAEAVHLLWRPYVFGLLRNTLALMIGVTLACGVIGLSLAWLLERSNLPGRRIWGVILCLPFAVPAFVSSFTWVSLSANFEGLGGAILVMTLSKYPLVFLPVAATLRNLDPSLEESARTLGLNRWGVFFRITLPLLWPSLLAGALLIALHMLVEFGALSIIGLQTFTTAIYQQFELEFSNANAAMLSAVLLVMCLTLLWLELRVRGKGRHVRIGQGAARHAEQVQLGNWAPLGQLYCLALAIIGSGIPLGMLGYWLAVGSSAAFPVAEIGEALLSSLTLSLGGAALCLMLAVPVGLLVVRYKGPLAIWAERLPYLLHALPGLVIALTLVYFALHYVPALYQTSALLLIAYALLFLPLAQAPIRTALNKAAPQLEEAARTLGASSFSAFCRVTLPIIFPALGAAFALVFLDAMKELTATLLLSPTGLNTLATAVWAHTSNVEFAAAAPYAALLILVSGLPVYLLTTRMYLSR; this is translated from the coding sequence ATGAACCCATCGCTAACCGCCCCCGCCTTGCGCGGGGGTTTGCGCCCGCGCCGCAAGCGCCCCTCGATCTGGCTGTTGCTCCCAGTGCTGTTTCTGGTGGGCCTGAGCCTGTTGCCGCTGCTGTATGTCGGCACCAAGGCCTGGCAGGCCGGCTGGGCAGAGGCGGTGCATCTGCTGTGGCGGCCCTATGTCTTCGGCCTGCTGCGCAACACCCTGGCGCTGATGATTGGCGTGACGCTGGCCTGCGGCGTAATCGGCCTGTCCCTGGCTTGGCTGCTGGAACGCAGCAACCTGCCGGGCCGGCGCATCTGGGGCGTGATCCTGTGCCTGCCGTTTGCGGTGCCGGCGTTTGTCAGCAGCTTTACCTGGGTGTCGCTGAGCGCAAACTTCGAAGGGCTGGGCGGGGCGATCCTGGTAATGACCCTGTCCAAATACCCGCTGGTGTTTCTGCCGGTGGCGGCGACCCTGCGCAATCTTGACCCATCCCTGGAAGAGTCGGCCCGTACCCTGGGACTGAATCGTTGGGGGGTGTTTTTCCGTATTACCCTGCCTTTGCTGTGGCCCTCACTCCTTGCGGGTGCGCTGCTGATCGCCCTGCATATGCTGGTGGAGTTCGGCGCGCTGTCGATCATCGGCCTGCAGACGTTCACCACGGCCATCTATCAACAATTCGAACTGGAATTCAGCAATGCCAATGCCGCGATGCTCTCGGCGGTGTTGCTGGTGATGTGCCTGACGCTGCTGTGGCTGGAGCTGCGCGTACGCGGCAAGGGCCGGCATGTGCGCATCGGCCAGGGCGCGGCGCGCCATGCTGAACAGGTTCAATTGGGTAACTGGGCGCCGCTCGGTCAACTCTATTGCCTGGCACTGGCGATCATTGGCAGCGGCATTCCTTTGGGGATGCTCGGCTACTGGTTGGCGGTAGGTTCGTCAGCGGCGTTTCCCGTGGCGGAAATCGGCGAGGCGCTGCTGTCCTCCCTGACACTGTCACTGGGGGGCGCTGCGCTTTGCCTGATGCTGGCGGTGCCGGTGGGCCTGCTGGTGGTGCGCTACAAAGGCCCGCTGGCGATCTGGGCCGAACGCCTGCCTTATTTGCTGCATGCCCTGCCCGGCCTGGTGATCGCGCTGACACTGGTGTATTTCGCACTGCATTATGTGCCGGCGCTGTACCAGACGTCGGCGTTGTTGCTGATCGCTTACGCGCTGTTGTTCCTGCCGCTGGCACAGGCGCCGATTCGCACCGCCTTGAACAAGGCTGCGCCGCAGCTGGAAGAGGCTGCGCGAACACTGGGCGCGTCGTCGTTCAGCGCGTTTTGCCGGGTGACCTTGCCGATCATTTTCCCGGCGTTGGGTGCCGCGTTTGCGCTGGTGTTTCTGGATGCGATGAAGGAATTGACGGCGACCTTACTGCTCAGCCCGACCGGGCTGAACACCCTGGCCACCGCCGTGTGGGCGCATACCTCGAATGTGGAGTTCGCGGCAGCCGCGCCCTATGCGGCGCTGTTGATTCTGGTGTCGGGGTTGCCGGTGTATCTGCTGACGACGCGGATGTATCTGAGCCGCTGA
- the rnr gene encoding ribonuclease R encodes MADWQSLDPEAAREAEKYENPIPSRELILAHLADRGSPASREQLVEEFGLTTEDQLEALRRRLRAMERDAQLIYTRRGTYAPVDKLDLILGRIAGHRDGFGFLIPDDGSDDLFMSPAQMRLVFDGDRALARVSGLDRRGRREGVIVEVVSRAHESIVGRYFEEGGIGFVVPDNPKVQQEVLITPGRNGAAKVGQFVEVKITHWPTARFQPQGDIVEVVGNYMAPGMEIDVALRTYDIPHVWPEAVLKEAAKLKPEVEEKDKEKRIDLRHLPFVTIDGEDARDFDDAVYCEAKPGKLRLFSGGWKLFVAIADVSSYVKIGSALDNEAQVRGNSVYFPERVIPMLPEQLSNGLCSLNPKVDRLAMVCEMTISKTGEMTDYQFYEAVIHSQARLTYNKVSTILEQPKTSEAKALRGEYGHVVPHLKQLYALYKVLLGARHVRGAIDFETQETRIVFGSERKIAAITPTTRNDAHKLIEECMLAANVATAEFLKKHEIPALYRVHDGPPPERLEKLRAFLGELGLSLHKGKDGPTPKDYQALLASIKDRPDYHVIQTVMLRSLSQAVYSADNQGHFGLNYEAYTHFTSPIRRYPDLLTHRAIRSVIHSKQNTPHVKRAGAMTIPKARIYPYDEAALEQLGEQCSMSERRADEATRDVVNWLKCEFMKDRVGESFPGVITAVTGFGLFVELTDIYVEGLVHVTALPGDYYHFDPVHHRLAGERTGRSFRLGDTVEVQVMRVDLDERKIDFGMPDKPVEPTGRKKRGSETAAPAAKGKAAPAKAVAVEAEPAKAGRRSSAKDKAPEAYRPSDAAAKNAELRRSRELKQQLLSEAKSGGKAASGGKSQGAEKPSSKPSKHRKGPSKAGSAPAKSGGSRKPKAKS; translated from the coding sequence ATGGCCGATTGGCAGTCCCTCGATCCCGAGGCCGCTCGTGAAGCGGAAAAATATGAAAACCCTATTCCTAGCCGCGAACTGATCCTGGCGCATCTCGCCGATCGTGGTTCGCCTGCTAGCCGCGAGCAGCTGGTTGAAGAATTCGGTCTGACCACCGAAGACCAGCTCGAAGCCCTGCGCCGCCGTTTGCGTGCCATGGAGCGCGACGCTCAACTGATCTACACCCGCCGTGGTACCTACGCGCCGGTGGATAAGCTCGACCTGATCCTCGGCCGCATTGCCGGCCACCGTGATGGTTTCGGCTTCCTGATCCCGGACGACGGCAGCGACGACCTGTTCATGAGCCCGGCGCAAATGCGCCTGGTGTTCGATGGCGACCGTGCGCTGGCGCGCGTTTCCGGCCTGGACCGTCGTGGTCGCCGTGAAGGTGTGATCGTCGAAGTGGTGTCGCGTGCCCACGAGTCTATCGTCGGCCGTTACTTCGAAGAGGGCGGTATTGGCTTTGTTGTGCCCGATAACCCCAAGGTCCAGCAGGAAGTGCTGATTACCCCGGGTCGTAACGGCGCCGCCAAGGTCGGCCAGTTCGTCGAGGTGAAAATCACCCATTGGCCAACTGCGCGTTTCCAACCGCAGGGCGATATCGTTGAGGTGGTCGGCAACTACATGGCGCCGGGCATGGAAATCGACGTTGCGTTGCGCACCTACGATATTCCTCACGTCTGGCCTGAGGCTGTGCTCAAAGAAGCCGCCAAGCTCAAGCCGGAAGTGGAAGAGAAGGACAAAGAAAAACGCATCGATCTGCGCCATCTGCCGTTCGTCACCATTGACGGCGAAGATGCCCGCGACTTCGATGATGCGGTCTACTGCGAAGCCAAACCTGGCAAGTTGCGCCTGTTCTCCGGCGGCTGGAAGCTGTTCGTCGCGATTGCCGACGTGTCCAGCTATGTGAAGATCGGTTCGGCCCTGGACAACGAAGCCCAGGTGCGCGGCAACTCGGTGTACTTCCCTGAGCGCGTGATTCCGATGCTGCCTGAGCAGCTGTCCAACGGCTTGTGCTCCCTGAACCCGAAAGTCGACCGTTTGGCCATGGTGTGCGAGATGACCATCTCGAAAACCGGCGAAATGACGGACTACCAGTTCTACGAAGCGGTGATCCATTCCCAGGCGCGCCTGACCTACAACAAGGTCAGCACCATCCTGGAACAGCCGAAGACCAGCGAAGCTAAAGCGCTGCGCGGTGAGTACGGCCATGTCGTGCCGCACCTCAAGCAGCTTTACGCGTTGTACAAGGTGCTGTTGGGCGCTCGTCACGTGCGTGGCGCGATCGACTTTGAAACGCAGGAAACCCGAATTGTCTTCGGTTCCGAGCGCAAGATCGCCGCAATCACCCCGACCACGCGTAACGATGCGCACAAGCTGATCGAGGAATGCATGCTGGCGGCCAACGTGGCCACTGCGGAATTCCTGAAAAAGCACGAGATTCCTGCGTTGTACCGGGTGCATGACGGCCCGCCGCCGGAGCGCCTGGAGAAGCTGCGCGCGTTCCTCGGTGAGCTCGGTTTGTCCCTGCACAAAGGCAAGGATGGCCCGACGCCGAAGGACTACCAGGCACTGCTCGCGAGCATCAAGGACCGTCCGGATTACCACGTGATCCAGACCGTAATGCTGCGCTCCCTGAGCCAGGCGGTGTACAGCGCTGATAACCAGGGCCACTTCGGCCTGAATTACGAAGCGTACACCCACTTCACTTCGCCGATTCGTCGTTACCCGGACCTGCTCACGCACCGCGCGATCCGCAGTGTGATCCATTCCAAGCAGAACACCCCGCACGTCAAGCGCGCCGGTGCCATGACCATTCCGAAAGCACGGATTTATCCGTACGACGAGGCGGCCCTGGAACAGCTGGGCGAGCAGTGCTCCATGAGCGAGCGCCGTGCCGATGAAGCCACTCGCGACGTAGTGAACTGGCTGAAGTGCGAGTTCATGAAAGACCGCGTGGGCGAGTCGTTCCCAGGCGTCATTACGGCCGTGACGGGTTTTGGTCTGTTCGTTGAGCTGACTGACATTTACGTCGAAGGCTTGGTGCACGTCACCGCGTTGCCGGGTGACTACTACCACTTTGACCCTGTGCATCACCGCCTGGCGGGCGAGCGTACCGGTCGCAGCTTCCGTTTGGGCGATACCGTGGAAGTGCAGGTCATGCGCGTCGACCTTGACGAGCGCAAGATCGACTTCGGTATGCCTGACAAGCCCGTCGAGCCGACTGGCCGTAAAAAACGTGGCAGCGAAACCGCAGCGCCGGCCGCCAAAGGTAAGGCGGCGCCTGCCAAAGCAGTGGCCGTCGAGGCTGAGCCAGCCAAGGCTGGCCGTCGTTCGTCGGCCAAGGACAAGGCCCCTGAAGCCTACCGCCCAAGCGACGCTGCGGCGAAAAACGCCGAGTTGCGTCGCAGCCGCGAGTTGAAGCAGCAGTTGCTCAGCGAAGCCAAAAGCGGTGGTAAAGCGGCGTCTGGGGGAAAGTCCCAGGGGGCCGAAAAGCCGTCGAGCAAACCGAGTAAACACCGTAAAGGCCCGTCAAAAGCGGGTTCGGCTCCCGCGAAAAGCGGCGGGTCGCGCAAACCTAAGGCCAAGTCATGA
- a CDS encoding extracellular solute-binding protein, giving the protein MTIRNTRLKTSLLRGLTLTLLGLTLLSPAAYSADKVSLTLYNGQHKEVGDQLAKAFEAKTGIHVNVRKGSSNQLASQIVEEGNRSPADVIYTEESPPLNKLGEQGLLAKIDASTLDVLPKDYVGKNADWMGVTARTRVVAFNPKLIAEKDLPKSVLDFAGPEWQGKVGFVPTSGAFQEQAVAIIKLHGREAAEEWLTGLRAFGKVYSNNMVALKAVENGEVATVLVNNYYWFALKKEKTNLDSQLHYFTDGDAGGLITVSSAAALKSSKHPKEAQQLLAFMTSEEGQRVITNTSAEYPLRKGMESNRGLKPFSELQPPKVTPADLGNAEEALELEREVGLN; this is encoded by the coding sequence ATGACCATACGCAATACCCGTCTCAAGACATCCCTTCTGCGTGGCCTGACCCTCACCCTGCTTGGCCTGACCCTGCTCTCGCCAGCTGCCTACTCCGCCGACAAAGTGTCACTGACCTTGTACAACGGCCAACACAAAGAAGTCGGCGATCAACTCGCCAAGGCCTTCGAAGCCAAGACCGGCATTCACGTCAATGTGCGCAAAGGCAGCAGCAACCAGTTGGCCAGCCAGATCGTCGAAGAAGGCAACCGCTCCCCCGCTGACGTGATCTACACCGAAGAGTCGCCGCCGCTGAACAAACTCGGCGAGCAAGGCCTGCTGGCGAAGATCGACGCCAGCACCCTCGACGTATTACCCAAAGACTATGTCGGCAAAAACGCTGACTGGATGGGCGTGACCGCACGCACCCGCGTCGTCGCGTTCAACCCGAAACTGATTGCTGAAAAAGACCTGCCTAAATCGGTACTGGATTTCGCCGGCCCCGAGTGGCAAGGCAAAGTCGGCTTTGTACCTACCAGCGGCGCGTTCCAGGAACAGGCCGTGGCGATTATCAAACTGCACGGTCGCGAAGCCGCTGAAGAATGGCTGACCGGCCTGCGCGCCTTCGGGAAGGTGTACAGCAACAACATGGTCGCCCTTAAAGCCGTGGAAAATGGCGAAGTGGCCACCGTACTGGTGAACAACTACTACTGGTTTGCCCTCAAGAAAGAAAAAACCAACCTGGATTCACAACTGCATTACTTCACCGATGGTGACGCCGGCGGCCTGATTACCGTGTCTTCCGCTGCCGCACTGAAATCCAGCAAACACCCCAAAGAAGCCCAGCAACTACTGGCGTTCATGACCAGCGAAGAAGGCCAGCGCGTCATCACCAATACCTCGGCGGAATACCCGCTGCGCAAGGGCATGGAATCCAACCGTGGCCTCAAGCCTTTCAGCGAGCTGCAACCGCCGAAAGTCACCCCGGCCGACCTGGGTAACGCTGAAGAAGCCCTGGAACTGGAACGTGAGGTTGGCTTGAACTGA
- the rpsR gene encoding 30S ribosomal protein S18: MARFFRRRKFCRFTAEDVKEIDYKDLNTLKAYVSETGKIVPSRITGTKARYQRQLATAIKRARFLALLAYTDSHGR; the protein is encoded by the coding sequence ATGGCACGTTTCTTCCGTCGTCGTAAATTCTGCCGCTTCACCGCTGAAGACGTGAAAGAGATCGATTACAAAGATCTCAACACTCTGAAAGCTTACGTATCCGAGACCGGCAAAATCGTTCCAAGCCGTATCACCGGTACCAAAGCACGTTATCAGCGTCAGCTGGCCACCGCTATCAAGCGCGCCCGCTTCCTGGCCCTGCTGGCCTACACCGACAGCCACGGCCGCTGA
- a CDS encoding YybS family protein: MRALAEFIMRGRVQATLVVAGCAALPLLYWLGAAAGCLVLLRRGLKDALGVLALGLLPALIWWLQFGDPRVLLVLLGSSSLALVLRASESWVRTLLVSVALGLVYSVMLGAAFRPQIEALSQEIVKILPMALGDLYQQLSVDERARFASLIAPVLTGLIAALLQVVSVLSLILGRYWQALLYNPGGFGREFRSIRIPAGPAMLLLACMVVGPNFGPQMALLAPICSVPLVFAGLALIHGLVARKRLAKFWLVGLYVTLLLFMQLIYPLLVVLAIVDGLIDFRGRLASKDADNANGEG; encoded by the coding sequence ATGCGCGCCTTAGCTGAGTTCATCATGCGCGGTCGCGTGCAGGCCACTCTGGTAGTGGCTGGATGTGCGGCATTGCCGTTGCTTTATTGGTTGGGTGCTGCCGCAGGTTGCCTAGTGCTGCTGCGGCGCGGTTTGAAGGACGCCCTTGGCGTCCTTGCCCTGGGATTGTTGCCGGCCTTGATCTGGTGGCTGCAATTTGGTGATCCGCGGGTACTTTTGGTACTGCTGGGGTCATCAAGCCTTGCGTTGGTTTTACGCGCAAGTGAGTCCTGGGTCCGTACGCTGCTGGTCAGCGTGGCATTGGGGTTGGTGTACTCAGTGATGCTTGGCGCGGCTTTCCGCCCGCAAATCGAGGCGCTGTCGCAGGAAATCGTCAAGATCCTGCCGATGGCCCTCGGGGATCTCTACCAGCAGTTGTCGGTAGATGAGCGAGCGCGGTTTGCGTCACTGATTGCCCCGGTCCTGACCGGCCTGATTGCGGCATTGTTGCAGGTCGTCAGCGTGCTGAGCCTGATTCTTGGGCGTTATTGGCAGGCGTTGTTGTACAACCCGGGTGGTTTTGGTCGCGAGTTTCGCAGTATCAGAATCCCTGCGGGGCCGGCGATGTTGCTGCTGGCGTGCATGGTTGTCGGGCCGAACTTCGGTCCACAGATGGCCTTGCTGGCGCCGATTTGCAGCGTACCGCTGGTGTTTGCCGGGCTGGCCCTGATTCATGGGCTGGTTGCGCGAAAGCGTCTGGCCAAGTTTTGGCTGGTGGGGTTGTACGTAACGCTGTTGCTGTTCATGCAGCTGATCTATCCGTTACTCGTGGTTTTGGCCATTGTCGACGGCCTGATTGATTTTCGCGGTCGTCTGGCGTCGAAAGACGCCGATAACGCGAACGGTGAAGGTTAA
- the rlmB gene encoding 23S rRNA (guanosine(2251)-2'-O)-methyltransferase RlmB yields MSLEKIYGVHAVEALLRHHPKRVKQVWLAEGRSEPRVQALVELATQNKVAIGQAERREMDVWVEGVHQGVVADVSPSQVWGEAMLDELLDRTEGAPLLLVLDGVTDPHNLGACLRSADAAGALAVIVPKDKSATLTPVVRKVACGAAEVIPLVAVTNLARTLEKLQQRGLWVVGTAGEAEVSLYDQDLTGPTILIMGAEGKGMRRLTREHCDYLVKLPMAGSVSSLNVSVATGVCLFEAQRQRGAKAKSKK; encoded by the coding sequence ATGAGTCTGGAAAAAATCTACGGCGTGCACGCCGTAGAAGCACTGCTGCGTCACCACCCCAAGCGCGTCAAGCAAGTGTGGTTGGCAGAAGGTCGCAGCGAGCCGCGCGTACAAGCGCTGGTCGAGCTGGCGACCCAGAATAAAGTTGCCATCGGCCAAGCCGAGCGTCGTGAAATGGACGTGTGGGTAGAAGGCGTTCACCAAGGCGTGGTGGCGGACGTAAGTCCGAGCCAGGTCTGGGGCGAGGCCATGCTCGACGAACTGCTCGACCGTACCGAGGGTGCGCCGCTGCTGCTGGTGCTGGACGGCGTGACCGACCCGCACAACCTCGGCGCTTGCCTGCGTTCGGCAGATGCTGCCGGTGCGCTGGCGGTGATTGTGCCGAAAGACAAGTCGGCCACCCTGACGCCGGTCGTGCGCAAGGTTGCCTGCGGCGCGGCGGAAGTGATTCCGCTGGTGGCCGTGACCAACCTGGCGCGCACCCTGGAGAAACTCCAGCAGCGCGGCCTGTGGGTCGTGGGTACGGCAGGCGAGGCCGAGGTCAGCCTTTATGACCAGGACCTCACCGGCCCGACCATCCTGATCATGGGTGCTGAAGGCAAGGGCATGCGTCGCCTCACCCGTGAGCACTGCGATTACCTGGTGAAGTTGCCGATGGCCGGTAGCGTCAGCAGTCTCAACGTGTCGGTTGCCACCGGCGTGTGCCTGTTTGAAGCCCAGCGCCAGCGCGGTGCCAAGGCCAAGAGCAAGAAGTAA